The following proteins are co-located in the Branchiostoma lanceolatum isolate klBraLanc5 chromosome 16, klBraLanc5.hap2, whole genome shotgun sequence genome:
- the LOC136422146 gene encoding uncharacterized protein, which translates to MEERLSFMDQRLTTLQSELRSTRNPTSASTSREWRQEANKFHYNFNTGVRDRLATARASSSTIVKDDILDDALGVSSIVQTARTLFVFFLEAAVYHTYSTRLSDLLSSIIVADRAPNTIKKYVGAFKKWKSFATAKGLPYLPATGPHLALYLLKLLQSSRSPAPLDSAAFAVAWAHRKACYSSPHLHPLPAQILQAAKRLLAAPVSKKLPLTSRDIHNLCSTFLSTSTDLDNLQTLCLIVLGFSGFLRWDDHSQLNVDDVNFCNGYVALFLKKRKSDQFREGHWSCIARTDKPSCPASILQRFLKASGSTGHIKLFRRIANIRGSLSLRQEPMSYTRAREKVLTMLSAIGLDARKFGLHSLRPGGASTA; encoded by the exons ATGGAGGAAAGACTGTCCTTTATGGATCAACGGTTAACAACACTCCAGTCAGAGCTGAGATCGACACGCAACCCGACTTCGGCGTCAACTTCGAGGGAGTGGCGTCAAGAGGCGAACAAGTTTCATTACAACTTTAACACCGGCGTCCGCGACAGGTTGGCCACGGCTCGCGCTTCGTCCTCTACCATCGTGAAGGATGACATACTAGACGATGCCTTAG GTGTGTCCTCCATCGTTCAGACAGCCAGAACATTGTTCGTATTCTTTCTGGAGGCAGCCGTGTACCACACCTACAGCACGAGGCTGTC AGACCTCCTCTCCTCCATCATCGTCGCCGACAGAGCACCAAACACCATCAAGAAGTACGTTGGCGCCTTTAAGAAGTGGAAATCCTTTGCCACGGCTAAGGGCCTTCCCTACCTCCCAGCGACAGGACCACACCTCGCTCTGTACCTCTTGAAACTTCTCCAGTCCTCACGTTCTCCTGCTCCGTTGGACTCCGCGGCGTTCGCAGTGGCCTGGGCACACCGCAAGGCCTGCTATTCATCACCACACCTTCATCCCCTTCCTGCCCAGATCTTACAAGCCGCCAAACGTCTCCTAGCCGCCCCAGTTTCGAAGAAACTGCCACTCACCTCGAGAGACATTCACAATCTATGTTCCACATTTCTGTCGACTTCTACCGACCTTGACAACCTACAGACCCTGTGCCTGATAGTCCTTGGATTTTCAGGTTTCCTACGTTGGGACGACCACAGCCAGTTGAACGTCGACGACGTTAACTTCTGCAACGGCTACGTTGCTCTATTtttaaagaagaggaagagcgACCAATTCAGGGAAGGCCACTGGTCCTGCATCGCACGAACTGACAAACCCTCTTGCCCTGCCTCCATTCTTCAACGTTTCCTGAAAGCCTCGGGATCAACAGGGCACATCAAGCTGTTTCGCAGGATTGCTAACATCCGCGGTTCCCTCTCCCTACGCCAAGAACCGATGTCGTACACTCGTGCCCGCGAGAAAGTTCTGACCATGCTGTCTGCTATAGGCCTCGACGCGCGGAAGTTCGGTCTTCACAGCCTCCGCCCGGGTGGAGCTAGCACAGCCTAG